A window of Aromatoleum bremense genomic DNA:
TCGTGGTCAGCGCCTGCTCGGGCGACTGGCCGCGCCGCGAGGCCGGGGCGGCGGACGTGCGGCGGTAGACCACCATGCGCACGCGCCGGACCTGGCCGCGCCACGGCAGGCGCGTCACGGCAGTGTCCTCGAACAGGCCACCCGGCTTGGCGATGGCCCGCAGGTGATGGGCGAAGAAGCGCAGGTAGAAGTCACTGAATGCGCTGCCTTGCGCACGCGGCTGCAGATAGTTCGCCAGCGAGCACAGATAGTTGTCCCAGTTGGCCTCGTCCTGGGCATAGAGCTGCACCACCCAGGGGTTGTCGTCCAACTCGTCGAAGGAGTCCTGCAGGGCGTTCTCCAGCGCATCGCGCGCCTGCCACAGCCAGGCCATCTCGCGGCCCTCGGTGCCGACCGGAGCCAGCTCGAAGAAGGCCGCCACCGACTGGCCGTCTTCCAGCAACATGCACTTGCTGCCGGGCAGGTACTCGACCCAGGGCAGCAAGTCCGCGAACGACGGCGCGACGCCATAGAGCGCATCGTGGTCGGCCTGGGTGGCCGGCCTGCGCCGGCCCCGGCCGAGCGCGCTGCCCGGCTCGGCGACACCCTGTGCCGCCAAGGCCGTTACGTGTCGTGCCCAGGCATCATCGGTCGCATCCGCGGCGTCAGCAGGCGATGCGTCGGACTTGCGTGACCACGGCAGCGACCAGGCCATCAGTAGTCCTCCACGCGCTCACCCGGCATCGCGTACTGCACGCGCTGGTAGAGCGGGAACACCGTGCTGTAGCCGGGCACCGGCACCGGGTCGGTGCCCGCCAGGTGCGGGAACACGTACATCACCAGGTCGGGGTTCGGCAGGCGGTGGAACTGGCGGTAAATCTCGTTCTGCGCGGTGCGGGTGTAGCGCGCCTGCACGCCGGGCGCCGCCTGCACATCGGCATCGGCCAGCGGCCGGCGCAGGCCCTGGCGCGCGTCGAGCAGTTGCAGCACAGCCTGGCCCCGGCCCGCGCTGCCGCCGGTCTCCTGATGCCAGATGTCGAGCATGGTGCTGTCGCCGTGCGGCAGCAGCTTCTCCTTGCTGGTGGCGCAGCCGCCGAGCAGGGTGGCCGCCAGCAGCACGGCGGCCGCGTCAATCCAGATCCGAGGCATGAGCTTCTCCGGTGCGGTGGTGGACCCGACGCCCCTTGGCGTCGTAGTCGATGTCGAGCGGCTGCTCCAGATGCACGGCCACCCTGGCGCCGGGCTGCACGTAGACCGCCGCGAAGGCCTGGCCGTAGAGCTTGTTGACCCAATCGGCCATGTCGCGCACGCCGCCCGCGAGGATGCGGCCCATCGCTTCGTTGCCGCTGATGCCGACGGTGCCCAGCGAGCCGTTGCTGTTGGCGACCACGGCCACGCTGCCGTTGTCGGACTTGATGAGCGAAGCGGCGCCCGCGCCGGCCGCGGTGATGAGCGCCTGGCTGCCCAGGTACTGCTGGGCGTTGCTGCGCCGCTCGCCGCTGACGCAGGGAATGCCGTAGGGGTCGCTGATCCAGCCCAGACCGCCCTGGATGCTGGCGCCGTTGTGACCCGAGTTGCCGCCGCTGCTGCCGCCCTTGCCACTGTCCTCCGGCACCGTACGGATGGTGCCGTCCTGGAACACGAACGTGACCGAGCGGATTTGCCCGCGCACGCACGAGAGCGTCCAGTCGCCCGAGGCCGTGCCGCTGACCACGGCGCCGGCCACGTCGGGGATGTCGATGCCGTTGGCCGTGAGGTTGTCCGGGCCGATCAGCACCTTGAACGGGTACGGGTCGTTGACGGTTCCATCGATCGGCACGCGCCCGATCAGCGCCGTCATGGCAACCGACCCCATGAGCGTCGAGTTCGACGGCACGGTGTAGACGGCCTTCGTGGATGCGCCCACGGCGCGGCTGCCGACGTCGGCGACGGACTCCGCTGCGGCCGACAGGCTTCTCTGGGCCGGCCCGAAGCTCAGGGGAAAGCTCGGTTCCTTGCTGCCGTTCCTGGCGTCGACCTTGGCATCGTCGGGCTCGACCCACTGCGTGCCACTGGTGCCGCGGTTGAAGCGCTTGCCGTCACCCTCTTCCAGCCCCAGCCCGACGGGCAGGTCGGACGGGCCACCCTTGCCGGAAAGGCCGTCCAGTTGCCGCTGCAGATCCTGCAGCAGCCCCTGGGTCTGCTGCCTGTCGCTGGCCACCTGGCTGCGCTCCTGCTCCAGGCGGTTGCGTTCGCCTTCCAGCGCGCTCTGGATGCGGTGGTCGATCGCGCTTTCCCGGGCACGCAGGCGCTCGTTCTCGGCCTTGTGCTGCTTGTTGTCGCCGAGCGCGCTCTGCAGCTCGGTGCGCAACTGCTTCACCTGGGCCACCAGCGTGGCGACGGTATCGCGCGGCGTGTCGCCTGCGATGCCCAAGGCTTTCATCTCCTCGGGCGTGAGCGTACTGGCCGCGCCCTTGGGGGTGGGCTGGCCACCGGGGGCGCCGGAGAACAGTTTGATGCCGACGAACACCAGCAGCAGCGCCATCGGGATCAGCAGCCACTTGAGCAGCGGATTACTCTTCATCGCGCGCTCCTCCGGTCGAGCCGGCCGCGGCGGCCGGCGGCAGGTTCACGGTGGCGTCGATCGGGCTCAGCGCCGGCAGCAGCGACTCGGCCAGGCCGTGGCCGCGCGTGACCAGGTAGAGCACCGTGGTGTCGGACGGGGTGCCGGTCGGCCCCAGGTTCGGATGCTGGAAGGTCGCCGCCACGAAGTTCCCCTGCAGGGCGCGCGGGTCGAGGTCGAGCCAGCGCGCCGAGGTGTTGATGAGTCGAACGGCAGTCACCCACTGGTCTTCCAGGCGCCACGCGGCCAGCGCCCGCGCGCGCACCGGCAGGGCCGGCAGCAAGGTGTCGAGCACGAGGTCGCGGCGCAGGTTCACGCGGCCGATGCCGGCGACTGGCTCGACGGTGCGCAGCGGCGCATACAGGTTCTGCGCGGCATGGCGTGTCAGCACAACTGGGACCGGCGTTTCGCGCAAGGGAGCGGTCTTGTCCGCGGACGCATCGGGCGGCTCGTCTGCGCCGCGTGCCGCACCGCCACCGTAGCGCTTTGCTGGGGCCTCTGCTTCCACGATGCGCACCGGCTCGAGCGGCGCCTGGCCTTCCTTTGCCGGCTCGGCGGCGATGTCGATCAGGATCATCGCACCGGATTCAACATCCTGCAGTTGCAGCCGCGTGGGCGGAATCGGCTCGCTCGCCCGCAGGTAGATTGCGCCGCCCGCACTCTGCACGCGCAGGTGGTCGCCGACGCTGGCCGGTACGCCGACGCGCACGTTGCGGTCGATGAAGACCACGCGCTCCTCACCAACCACCAGCGGCACCGGCAGCGGCAGCCGCTCCCAGCGCAGGATTTCCACGGCATGGCCGACCGGTACGAACCCGAGGATCAGCAGGATGCCGGCCAAGGCCGACAAGGCAGCGGACTTCATGGGGCGTCTCCCTGCAGGCGGCCGGAAGCCTTGGCGGGTGTGCCCGCCTGGGCCGGCGTCGGCGGCGCCTCGATGCGCTGTGGTGCGCTGGCGTAGCAGTCCAGCGCCAGGCCGAAAGGGTTGTGCTCGGGGTCAATGTCCAGCCGGACGACCTTGATGGGGTAGCGCACCAAGGCGCGCTTGATCTGCTCGGGTCCGTAGTATTCGTCTGCGCTCACGTCGAGCGTGACAATCCAGTCCCGGGAGGAAACCACCTTGACGCGCACGGCCGGGTCTTCGCCGTAGCCGCGCCCGGGAATCTCGTAGATGCCGCGGACGCGCTGACGCAGCTCACCACTGGTACGCCGGTACTCGTAGTCCTGTTGCAGAAAGGTCCGACAGCCCGGCGTCAGGTAGGACGACAGCGCACGCAGGTTGCGTGCATAGTCCTCCTCGCCGTTCGTGGGCCAACGCTGCACCTGCTGCCAGATGTAGAACGTGAAGGCATACACACTCTCGGGCGGCACGTCCCACCACTTTCGCGTGCTGCCCGAGCGCAGATCCGGCGGCACATGGATGGTGAGATCCTTCGGCGCACTCCACCAACCGAAGCCGAGGAGCAGCGCCACCACGAACAGCGCGCCGGCCCCGAGGCGCAGCGTCTTCACGTGGGCCTGCAGGTGCGCGACCTCGCTCCTGAACCGGCTCATGGCGCCCCTCGATCAGCACTGCGCCCGGTCGTCCAGTAGCCCGAGCGGGTGATGAGACCCTGCCCGCCCAGGAGCGCCGCCAGCGCCGGGTACCGCAGGGCCAGCCGCCACTCGAGCTGCCGGTACAGCCAGGTATCGGGCCGGCCGCGCTTTTGCGCGCGCAGGAAGCCGCCGCCGACAAAGACGCCCAGCGCAATGCCGGCGACGATCAGCGTGGGCACCATGGCGATGCTGTGCGTGAGCCAGGCCAGCGGCAGGCCGAGCACAAACCCGGCTGCACCGGACAGGCCGGCGCAGATCCACAACTCGTCGGCGGTCAGCCCGCGCACGACCACCGGCTGGCGATTCAGCCGGTGCGGCAGGAAGGTCACCAGCGTGTCGCGCGGAGTCTCCGAAGGGAGGGCCATCGCTTGGTGCCCTCACAGCACGCCGGTGGCCTTGGTGAGCAGCCAGATGCCAACCACCAGCAAGAGCGCGCCCACGGCGACCGACAGGCCAAACTGGCCCCAGGTGGCGCGACCGGTATGGATCTCCGAGTAGCGTGTGTAGGCGTGATAGGACACACCGACGAACATCGAGGCGACCACGAGCAGCGCGACCAGTAGCACGATGTCGTAGCCGTAGTTCTGGATCGTCTGCATGATGCCGGTGCCGGCCCCCCGCGAAGGGTCCTCCATGGTGGGCAGGGCCGCCCAGGAGGCCGACGGCGTGGCCACGATGCCCAGTGGTGCGAGCACGGCGCCGAGGCGTACGGATGGGCGCGCGGTGGTGCGAGCAGCCGCGCGATGGGTAGTCGAAGCGTTCATGGCGGTACACCCTTTCATGGTGGTCAGGACAGGAGGAAGAAGCTCAGCACCAAGTACATCGCGACGAAACGCACGATGACGCCGAGGAACTGGCGTTCAGTCAGGCGGTGTTCCGCCCAGCCGACGTAGGCGGTACGCATCGCCCACACGCCCCACAGCAGCAATACGGCGAACACGAAAGCGAGCACCACGGCAGAGACGGCCGAAGGCGCAAAGCCGCCGGTGGCCTGGAAGGCGGCGACTTGATCGACAGAGGGGGTCACGGCGATGGCTCCTCGTCGTCGGCGCGGTCTCTGTGGACGTAATCGCCGGCCAACGGGACGGGATCGCGCGGCTGGGCGCGCTGGGGCACGAGGTAGTCCTGCAGGCCGGCGCGAACGCGCTGCAGGTCTGCGTGCAACCGGGCGTAGTCGAAGTGGTAGCGGGCGCGTTCCTGCGGAGCGGTATTGCCGGCGTGCTCGGCGAGGCGGTCGATCAGGTTGAGTTGGCGGGCGAGCGCGGCGAGCTGCTCGCGCTCCGAGGCGAGGCCATCGGCGGCCACGGCAGGCCGCAGCGCCGAGAACGTTACGGCCAACACCACGGCGAGCGCAGACCATGCGGATGTGCGGCGGTTACTGTGTCCCATCGTGCCCTTCCCGTTTGAAGCGGATGGACAGATGCTGTGGCGCGCGCTCAACTCGCGCCGCGGGGAATGGGAACTCAGGCTTGACCGGATTTATTGGCCACCCCAGAAAGGAGAAATCCCGGCGTTAAAGTTCAAACTTGGAGGCACTTGGCGCTTTCGCCGCTCGGATCTGGATCGCTGGCTCGTCGAAAGCATCGACAGGAAGGAGCCGGAGGCCGAGTGAGCGCGGATAAAGCCGCAGAGTCAGCTTCTGGGAAGAACGAGGAGAGGATCGGCGGTGAAAACACAGCAGCTTCTGACGCCGCACCAGAGCCAGTACTTTGCTTGATTGCTGACCAGCGCTCTACTTCTGTTCAGAGTTGGCCACGCATACCCGTGCTTGTAGCCGCATCTGTCGCAGCCGATTGAGGGAGAGCTGCTGATGTCCTTGGAATGCATCGCCTTGCTAGGCGCCCCAGCCTCGGAGGGAGGGTTGTCGTAGGCCCGAACGAAGCCGCCGGAGCGCCGAGCGCCCGCCCGGTTGGCTCAGGAACGCTGATTCATTGCACGCAGGCCGCACTCGTAGTCATCGCACTGAGCCATAATCCCAATGAGATGCGACAGAAGACGATGCCATGAGTCCGAAGGACAGACGAGGGGGCGTGATGGGATGCAACGCATGGAACCACCCTCCCGGCTGCAACTGTGGCTGGGGTGGGGATACGGGCGGCTCGTTCGCAGGAGGCGCTTACAATGCAGGTTACGCAGTTCCAGCGAGGAAGCCTGCGGTCACGGCGCCAGTGAAGACAAGAGCTGTCAGCGACGGTCGTTGGCAATCTGTTGACAACCGTGGTCCGAACGCGGAATGCCCGGTATGTGGTCAGTTAGTGTACTTCGTCCAGTTGGAGAATGGAGGCCGGGTCTTTTTCGATGAACTCGGTCCACCCTGGCCCAAGCACCCTTGCACCGACAACGGCCATGCCGTCTTCGCTCCACCAGCTTACGTCCAGCACCATGTCGGTTCAGATGCTTTCTCTGAGTGGCACTTGTTGACGTCACGGAAGTTTGGTAGTGGGAGTGGCGTCCGAACACTAGAGGGGTACTGCCCTGGACTTAATGTGTATCTTATGCTCACGGCGCCGGACAAAGGGCTAACTGCACCCCGAGCACCCGTGCTTGTCAAAATGGACGGAGACACGGGCACATATTTTTGTAGCTATTTGGCCGAATGCGCACAAGGACGTCTAGAGCCGGTTTCTGAGCGGTATTACCCGGTCGTAAGCTTGGTGCGGATGCTTGTTTGGGAGCGAGCATTCGAAGGCGACCCTTGGGCAGAGAACTCCATTGGATGGCACCACTCCTTTTTCTGGAACAACATCAAGGACGGAGGCAAGTTCAAGAATGCGTCCGTAGCGGAGTTCTGGTTTTCCAGGGCGGCTGAGCATGGCAGTCCAGAAGGCCGAAACAACCTGGCTGTATTGCTTCTTGATCGTGCTGCGGATGACCCAAGCGTCCTTTCAAAAGCATGGGCAGAGTTGATGCTCTCCGCACTCCAGATGACGCCCACTGCATTCGGGCATTTAGGGCGGATGCTGAAATCGGGGTACGGTGGCTTCGACAGGACACTCCTCGGAGGACTTCTCGAAGCCGTCGGCAGACAGCTCACGTTTGCACAGTACCTTGGTGATCAGGCGGACGACGAAGAGGACGAGGTGGCGGAAGACGAGAGCGACCCGATAGACACCCATGGGACTGGTGTCCGGTACTCGCGCCTCCCCATCAGGGGCTATTTCCATATCGAAACCGCGCGAAATATCGCCGGCTTGTCCGACTCCCTGCCGGCGTGGAATTTATTCTGGCTGTCTGTAGACGGAGCAGAGCCGGGCACTGAAGGCCCCGAAGCGTTCCATTGCCGACGGGACGCACCCGGAGCTCTGGTCGAGTCATTGGCATTTGACCTTGACCGTGAGCTTGGCCTCGGGGTGACACTGCGGGATGCGCTACGTATGCATCCGCGCAGGTTCCTTCACTACTTCGAGAGCGCCGATCTGGACTCGATGCGCTTGTCCAGAAGCCCCGGCTGGAGGGACCGAGTGATCCGCAAAGCGAAAGAGGCAGCCGATAGGTTGCCCGAGATAGCGGAAGAAGATGCCGCGAAAATCATTTCGTTGCCTCGGAAGCATCCGGGTTGATGGCTCATCCCGCTCCGTTCCACCCGGAAGGAGCCCGAAAAACACCCGCAGCCGCCCCCCTCCTCAGTCGCCCGCCTCGAACTCCGCATTCTTGAAACGCAGCACGTTGCAGTTCTCCTTGACTGCCCGCTGCAGCCCATCGTCGAAGCCTGCGTCTGAATCCGCCTGAATCTCGATGGCGATCTTCACCCGCACACCCTGGCGCACGGTGAACTGCTGGACCACCTCGTCCACCAGGTCGGCGAACTGCTTCTTTGCCTGGAAGGCGTCGAGGTCGATGCTGCCGTAGAAGTGCTTCTTCACCGCGGGGGCTGGGCTTGGCGTCCCGGTCGGGTAGCCGCCGTTGGCCGAGTCGCCGGCGTGAGGGGCCGGCGTGCCACCGCCGCGGGTGCTCGCGCTGCCCATGGCCCCTTGCGTTTCTACGCTGGTGGGCTGTGGCCGGGCAGCTTCTTCTGCAGCGCGTTCAGCCTGGAGGTAGGCCGCAGCCGTGACCGGTTCGATCAGCAGCAGTGAAGCGTCCATGAACAGGGAAGCACGCTTACCGTAACTGAAACCCAAGTAGCGCGCATCCTCCTTGCCCTGCGCGAAGCCGAAGAAGTCCCGGCTCTCCGCGCCGGCGCCCATGGCGGCCTGGAACACGGCGTCGTCCTTCAGGCGCGGCAGGTACAGCTGCTGGCAGGTCTGCTGCCAGACGGTCAGCGCGCTGGCCTCGGCGTTACCGTCCTTCCAGAACCAGGCCTTGAGCACGTTGTGAAGGTGGATCGGCGCCCACTCGGTGATCAGCAGCTCGTTCTCGCGCAGCACGCGCTCGAGCTCCTGCGTCAGGCTCTGCGCCCCGGCGTTGACCTGGAAGGCCTCCCACTGCAGCTCCGAGAGCCCCTTGCCGCGCTCGGCGAACTGGGCCGGCGCCAGCATCCAGCGGTAGCTCTCCTTCACCATGCCGCGCAGTGCATCGTTAGCGTCGTCCAGGCTGCGGCTTGCCTGCCGGGCTTGGTACTGGTCGAGGTTT
This region includes:
- a CDS encoding TIGR03752 family integrating conjugative element protein, encoding MKSNPLLKWLLIPMALLLVFVGIKLFSGAPGGQPTPKGAASTLTPEEMKALGIAGDTPRDTVATLVAQVKQLRTELQSALGDNKQHKAENERLRARESAIDHRIQSALEGERNRLEQERSQVASDRQQTQGLLQDLQRQLDGLSGKGGPSDLPVGLGLEEGDGKRFNRGTSGTQWVEPDDAKVDARNGSKEPSFPLSFGPAQRSLSAAAESVADVGSRAVGASTKAVYTVPSNSTLMGSVAMTALIGRVPIDGTVNDPYPFKVLIGPDNLTANGIDIPDVAGAVVSGTASGDWTLSCVRGQIRSVTFVFQDGTIRTVPEDSGKGGSSGGNSGHNGASIQGGLGWISDPYGIPCVSGERRSNAQQYLGSQALITAAGAGAASLIKSDNGSVAVVANSNGSLGTVGISGNEAMGRILAGGVRDMADWVNKLYGQAFAAVYVQPGARVAVHLEQPLDIDYDAKGRRVHHRTGEAHASDLD
- a CDS encoding RAQPRD family integrative conjugative element protein gives rise to the protein MGHSNRRTSAWSALAVVLAVTFSALRPAVAADGLASEREQLAALARQLNLIDRLAEHAGNTAPQERARYHFDYARLHADLQRVRAGLQDYLVPQRAQPRDPVPLAGDYVHRDRADDEEPSP
- a CDS encoding sel1 repeat family protein, with the protein product MLVKMDGDTGTYFCSYLAECAQGRLEPVSERYYPVVSLVRMLVWERAFEGDPWAENSIGWHHSFFWNNIKDGGKFKNASVAEFWFSRAAEHGSPEGRNNLAVLLLDRAADDPSVLSKAWAELMLSALQMTPTAFGHLGRMLKSGYGGFDRTLLGGLLEAVGRQLTFAQYLGDQADDEEDEVAEDESDPIDTHGTGVRYSRLPIRGYFHIETARNIAGLSDSLPAWNLFWLSVDGAEPGTEGPEAFHCRRDAPGALVESLAFDLDRELGLGVTLRDALRMHPRRFLHYFESADLDSMRLSRSPGWRDRVIRKAKEAADRLPEIAEEDAAKIISLPRKHPG
- a CDS encoding TIGR03745 family integrating conjugative element membrane protein, whose translation is MNASTTHRAAARTTARPSVRLGAVLAPLGIVATPSASWAALPTMEDPSRGAGTGIMQTIQNYGYDIVLLVALLVVASMFVGVSYHAYTRYSEIHTGRATWGQFGLSVAVGALLLVVGIWLLTKATGVL
- a CDS encoding PFL_4703 family integrating conjugative element protein, whose translation is MSRFRSEVAHLQAHVKTLRLGAGALFVVALLLGFGWWSAPKDLTIHVPPDLRSGSTRKWWDVPPESVYAFTFYIWQQVQRWPTNGEEDYARNLRALSSYLTPGCRTFLQQDYEYRRTSGELRQRVRGIYEIPGRGYGEDPAVRVKVVSSRDWIVTLDVSADEYYGPEQIKRALVRYPIKVVRLDIDPEHNPFGLALDCYASAPQRIEAPPTPAQAGTPAKASGRLQGDAP
- a CDS encoding TIGR03751 family conjugal transfer lipoprotein, which gives rise to MPRIWIDAAAVLLAATLLGGCATSKEKLLPHGDSTMLDIWHQETGGSAGRGQAVLQLLDARQGLRRPLADADVQAAPGVQARYTRTAQNEIYRQFHRLPNPDLVMYVFPHLAGTDPVPVPGYSTVFPLYQRVQYAMPGERVEDY
- a CDS encoding TIGR03750 family conjugal transfer protein codes for the protein MALPSETPRDTLVTFLPHRLNRQPVVVRGLTADELWICAGLSGAAGFVLGLPLAWLTHSIAMVPTLIVAGIALGVFVGGGFLRAQKRGRPDTWLYRQLEWRLALRYPALAALLGGQGLITRSGYWTTGRSADRGAP
- a CDS encoding TIGR03749 family integrating conjugative element protein, encoding MKSAALSALAGILLILGFVPVGHAVEILRWERLPLPVPLVVGEERVVFIDRNVRVGVPASVGDHLRVQSAGGAIYLRASEPIPPTRLQLQDVESGAMILIDIAAEPAKEGQAPLEPVRIVEAEAPAKRYGGGAARGADEPPDASADKTAPLRETPVPVVLTRHAAQNLYAPLRTVEPVAGIGRVNLRRDLVLDTLLPALPVRARALAAWRLEDQWVTAVRLINTSARWLDLDPRALQGNFVAATFQHPNLGPTGTPSDTTVLYLVTRGHGLAESLLPALSPIDATVNLPPAAAAGSTGGARDEE
- a CDS encoding TIGR03758 family integrating conjugative element protein, with the protein product MTPSVDQVAAFQATGGFAPSAVSAVVLAFVFAVLLLWGVWAMRTAYVGWAEHRLTERQFLGVIVRFVAMYLVLSFFLLS
- a CDS encoding helix-turn-helix domain-containing protein, yielding MLWRALNSRRGEWELRLDRIYWPPQKGEIPALKFKLGGTWRFRRSDLDRWLVESIDRKEPEAE